The following proteins are encoded in a genomic region of Deltaproteobacteria bacterium:
- a CDS encoding transcription termination factor Rho, translating into KPLDRMTAKELRETALKIPEITGVHGMNKPELLAAIKEARGIVDEVTKKSDVSVREIKKKIRDLKTAKAQLKEDGDKAQAKIMRRRISRLKKKTRKAA; encoded by the coding sequence AAAACCTCTAGACCGAATGACAGCCAAGGAGTTGCGGGAGACAGCCCTAAAAATCCCGGAAATAACAGGAGTCCACGGGATGAACAAGCCTGAGTTATTGGCTGCCATTAAGGAAGCCCGCGGAATCGTTGATGAGGTGACCAAGAAATCTGACGTTTCAGTGCGGGAGATCAAGAAAAAGATCCGGGATCTGAAAACAGCCAAGGCGCAGCTGAAGGAAGACGGAGACAAAGCACAGGCCAAGATAATGAGACGCCGAATCAGCCGGCTCAAGAAAAAGACTCGGAAGGCAGCATAA
- a CDS encoding aspartate aminotransferase family protein has protein sequence MTSDQTIKRADLAIAATYSRFPIVLTEGKGCMLRDAEGRTYTDFVAGIAVCNLGHAHGGIAKAVAEQARRLVHVSNLYYTEPQTELAEWLVEHSFADRVFFCNSGAEANEAAIKLARKYFHDSGAPHRFRIITMENSFHGRTMVTLAATGQAKIKKGFEPLPDGFDIVPFNDIEAVRNAVSRETCAVMLEPIQGEGGVKCPVQGYLEGLRELCDREGLLLIFDEVQTGMGRTGKLFAYERFALIPDIMTLAKALANGLPMGAMLAKEDVAKAFTPGAHASTFGGTPLVAAAAIEVAKALLNEGVLENCQRVGRYFKNQLLSLKARYAFIREVRGEGLLIGADLTCDGMPIVKSCMERGFLINCAQGHVLRFIPPLIIQEKDIDALIACLDSVFQRFSDQPKEQE, from the coding sequence ATGACAAGTGACCAAACCATAAAGAGAGCAGACCTCGCCATTGCAGCTACCTACAGCCGATTTCCTATTGTGCTCACAGAGGGCAAGGGGTGCATGCTCAGGGATGCAGAAGGTCGCACCTATACGGACTTTGTTGCCGGCATCGCAGTGTGCAATCTGGGGCATGCCCATGGAGGAATTGCCAAGGCCGTGGCAGAGCAGGCGCGTCGTTTAGTGCATGTTTCAAACCTGTACTACACTGAGCCGCAAACCGAGTTGGCCGAATGGCTGGTTGAACATTCCTTTGCCGACAGGGTTTTTTTCTGCAACAGCGGCGCTGAGGCAAATGAAGCAGCCATCAAACTGGCACGGAAGTATTTCCATGACAGCGGAGCCCCTCACCGGTTCAGGATCATAACCATGGAAAACTCCTTTCATGGTCGAACCATGGTAACTCTTGCGGCCACTGGTCAGGCCAAGATCAAGAAGGGCTTTGAACCCCTTCCGGATGGGTTTGACATTGTCCCCTTTAACGACATTGAGGCTGTCCGGAACGCTGTTTCGCGGGAGACATGCGCGGTCATGCTGGAACCCATCCAGGGGGAAGGTGGGGTCAAGTGCCCTGTCCAAGGGTATCTGGAAGGGCTGCGAGAGTTATGTGACAGAGAAGGCCTGCTCCTCATCTTTGATGAAGTACAAACCGGCATGGGGCGGACCGGAAAGCTCTTCGCCTATGAGCGCTTTGCCCTGATACCCGACATTATGACCCTGGCGAAAGCCTTAGCCAACGGGCTTCCCATGGGGGCAATGCTGGCCAAAGAGGACGTGGCGAAGGCCTTTACTCCGGGGGCTCATGCCTCGACCTTTGGTGGAACGCCCTTGGTTGCCGCTGCAGCCATTGAGGTAGCCAAGGCGCTTCTGAATGAAGGTGTCCTTGAAAACTGTCAAAGGGTTGGCCGATATTTCAAGAATCAACTCCTGAGCCTTAAAGCCAGATACGCCTTTATCCGTGAAGTTCGAGGAGAGGGGCTCTTGATTGGCGCGGATCTTACCTGCGACGGCATGCCTATCGTCAAAAGCTGTATGGAACGGGGTTTTCTGATTAACTGCGCCCAGGGACATGTCTTGCGATTCATCCCG
- the hslV gene encoding ATP-dependent protease subunit HslV, with protein sequence MQNQISPHGTTILAVRRGGRVALAGDGQVTLKDTIMKHRAKKVRKLFKEKILVGFAGATADALNLFERFEGKLEQFNGNLTRSAVELAKDWRTDKYLRRLEAVLVAADSDQLFLISGNGDVIEPDEGILGIGSGGAYAQAAAMALIRHTELDAKSIAEAAMKIAASICIYTNEAITMEHL encoded by the coding sequence ATGCAAAATCAAATAAGTCCACACGGAACAACGATTTTGGCTGTGCGGCGCGGCGGGCGCGTGGCTTTGGCGGGTGACGGTCAGGTGACCTTGAAGGATACTATCATGAAACACCGCGCCAAGAAGGTTCGCAAGTTGTTTAAGGAGAAGATCCTTGTAGGGTTTGCCGGCGCCACGGCCGACGCCCTGAATCTCTTTGAACGCTTTGAGGGAAAACTTGAGCAATTTAATGGAAATCTAACACGCTCGGCTGTAGAACTGGCCAAAGACTGGAGAACCGACAAGTACTTGAGGCGCCTGGAAGCCGTTCTCGTAGCCGCGGATTCTGATCAGTTATTTCTAATATCCGGAAATGGCGACGTGATTGAACCAGACGAAGGAATTCTTGGTATCGGCTCCGGAGGGGCCTACGCTCAAGCCGCTGCAATGGCTCTGATCCGTCACACGGAATTGGATGCAAAATCAATTGCAGAGGCCGCCATGAAGATTGCCGCTTCCATTTGCATTTACACCAATGAAGCCATCACGATGGAGCATCTATGA
- a CDS encoding haloacid dehalogenase produces the protein MINPRQIAFDIDGVFANTMALFLEIARRDYGINHIKYSDITQYYLEECLDIDPDIISAIINCILEGDCDAELEPIDGSSKALSDMARKGPLLFVTARPTLAPIKSWVDGMLPESPFPIEVIATGAHEAKTDVLKAHGIQYFVDDCLEVCFMLYEQDITPILFHQPWNRSSHPFLEVRTWVEIMDLIDLDS, from the coding sequence ATGATCAACCCAAGGCAGATAGCGTTTGACATAGATGGCGTGTTTGCCAATACCATGGCGCTCTTTTTGGAAATTGCTCGCAGGGATTACGGCATTAACCACATAAAGTACAGTGACATTACCCAATACTATCTTGAAGAGTGCCTGGACATAGATCCGGATATTATCAGCGCCATCATAAATTGCATTCTGGAAGGAGACTGTGATGCTGAGCTTGAGCCTATAGACGGTTCCAGCAAGGCGCTTTCTGATATGGCCCGCAAAGGGCCACTACTTTTTGTGACAGCTCGCCCCACGCTTGCGCCGATTAAGAGCTGGGTGGACGGAATGCTTCCTGAGTCACCCTTTCCGATTGAAGTGATTGCCACGGGCGCCCATGAGGCAAAAACCGATGTGCTCAAAGCACATGGTATCCAGTATTTTGTGGACGACTGCCTTGAGGTCTGCTTCATGCTGTACGAACAAGATATCACCCCCATCTTATTCCACCAGCCGTGGAATCGTTCTTCCCACCCTTTCCTGGAGGTTCGCACTTGGGTTGAGATCATGGACCTCATTGATCTTGATTCGTAA
- the hslU gene encoding ATP-dependent protease ATPase subunit HslU encodes MKKLTPREIVAALDKYIISQKDAKRSVAIALRNRWRRRQVPEDLRDEIAPKNIILIGPTGVGKTEIARRLARLADSPFLKIEASKFTEVGYVGRDVESMIRDLTELAVNMVKSDEQEAVKIKAQAIAEERMLDILLPPKKASKATEEIESEEKTLELVRKDATEPVSTREKIRKMLHNGKLDNRYVDLEVAERAMPVVEIFSSAGLEEMDINLKDMLGGMFPKKTKKRKLKVPEAIEILTQEEAQRLVDMDKVVKEAITKVEQSGIIFLDEIDKITGREGGHGPDVSREGVQRDLLPIVEGCTVTTKYGMVKTDHILFIASGAFHTTKPSDLVPELQGRFPIRVELKSLGKEEFVRILSEPKNALVLQYRALLKTEGIDLVFENDAISAIAEIATEVNARTENIGARRLHTVIERLLDEILFDAPDVAEQRIVIDAKYVYEKLQDIKEDEDLSRYIL; translated from the coding sequence ATGAAAAAACTTACGCCACGGGAGATAGTAGCAGCTCTAGACAAGTACATCATAAGCCAGAAGGATGCTAAGCGATCTGTGGCCATTGCCCTTAGGAATCGATGGCGGCGCCGGCAGGTTCCCGAGGACCTGCGTGATGAGATAGCCCCAAAAAACATCATCCTTATCGGTCCCACAGGCGTCGGTAAGACCGAGATTGCAAGACGTTTGGCGCGCCTGGCTGATTCGCCTTTTTTGAAAATTGAGGCCTCCAAGTTTACCGAGGTGGGATATGTGGGTCGCGATGTGGAGTCTATGATTCGCGATCTGACAGAGCTAGCCGTCAACATGGTAAAATCTGACGAGCAAGAAGCGGTCAAGATAAAGGCTCAAGCCATCGCCGAGGAACGAATGCTCGATATTCTTCTCCCGCCGAAAAAGGCCTCCAAGGCCACTGAGGAGATTGAAAGCGAGGAGAAGACCTTGGAGTTGGTCAGGAAAGACGCCACAGAACCTGTGTCAACGCGCGAAAAAATCCGAAAAATGTTACATAACGGCAAGCTTGACAATCGTTATGTGGATCTTGAAGTGGCTGAACGGGCCATGCCTGTAGTGGAAATATTTTCCAGCGCCGGGCTTGAGGAGATGGATATTAATCTCAAGGACATGCTTGGCGGTATGTTTCCGAAAAAAACAAAAAAACGGAAACTAAAGGTTCCGGAAGCCATTGAGATTCTCACGCAGGAAGAAGCCCAACGACTGGTGGACATGGACAAGGTAGTCAAAGAGGCGATCACAAAGGTCGAACAGAGCGGCATTATCTTTCTTGATGAGATCGACAAGATCACAGGGAGAGAGGGTGGACACGGGCCGGATGTTTCAAGGGAGGGAGTACAGCGCGACCTCCTCCCCATTGTTGAAGGATGCACGGTGACCACCAAGTATGGCATGGTAAAGACAGACCATATTCTTTTCATTGCCTCTGGAGCCTTTCACACGACCAAGCCCTCTGACTTGGTTCCGGAACTGCAGGGTCGCTTTCCGATCAGGGTGGAACTAAAATCTCTGGGTAAAGAAGAATTCGTCAGGATACTGTCCGAGCCGAAGAACGCCCTCGTGCTTCAGTACAGGGCCTTGCTCAAGACCGAGGGGATAGATTTGGTGTTTGAAAACGATGCCATTTCTGCCATCGCAGAGATCGCCACAGAGGTCAATGCAAGGACTGAAAACATCGGGGCAAGGAGGCTCCACACGGTAATCGAACGGCTTCTGGATGAGATCCTGTTTGATGCGCCGGATGTCGCCGAACAACGGATAGTAATTGATGCCAAGTATGTGTATGAAAAACTACAAGACATCAAGGAGGATGAGGATCTGAGCCGGTACATCCTCTAA
- the argB gene encoding acetylglutamate kinase encodes MTDNIADILIEALPYIRRFYGKRIVIKYGGHAMVDERLQEDFAQDITLMKYIGLHPIVVHGGGPQIGSVLDQMGIRSRFVDGMRITDEPTMDVVEMVLGGKVNKEIVAQISQQGGKAVGLSGKDGDLILARKLHHVRSQVEEKPPEIIDIGMVGEVVSVNPEIIGTLEAGGFIPVIAPIGTGETGETYNINADWVASKLAVALNAIKLILLTDVTGVMDEQEALMSSLKAEAAQKLLKNGAVSGGMIPKIQCALEAVEKGVKRVHIIDGRNPHAVLLELFTDKGIGTEISC; translated from the coding sequence ATGACTGACAATATTGCCGACATACTGATTGAAGCCCTTCCTTACATCCGCCGTTTTTACGGAAAGAGGATCGTCATCAAATACGGCGGCCACGCCATGGTGGATGAGCGTCTTCAGGAGGACTTTGCCCAAGACATCACCCTGATGAAATACATAGGCCTTCATCCAATAGTGGTCCACGGCGGAGGTCCGCAGATCGGATCGGTCTTGGACCAGATGGGGATCAGGTCTCGCTTTGTAGATGGCATGCGCATTACCGATGAACCTACCATGGATGTTGTCGAAATGGTGCTCGGGGGCAAGGTCAATAAGGAGATCGTGGCTCAAATCAGTCAACAGGGGGGCAAGGCTGTGGGCTTAAGTGGCAAGGACGGGGACCTGATTCTTGCCAGGAAGCTCCACCATGTTCGGTCCCAGGTGGAAGAGAAGCCCCCTGAGATCATAGACATCGGCATGGTGGGCGAGGTTGTTAGCGTAAATCCTGAAATCATAGGCACCCTGGAGGCTGGCGGCTTTATTCCTGTCATTGCTCCGATCGGGACAGGGGAGACGGGAGAAACCTATAACATCAATGCCGACTGGGTAGCCAGCAAGCTTGCCGTGGCCCTCAATGCGATCAAGCTGATCCTGCTCACAGACGTTACGGGTGTCATGGATGAGCAGGAAGCACTGATGTCCTCTCTGAAGGCCGAGGCAGCGCAAAAGCTCCTTAAGAACGGGGCTGTTTCCGGCGGCATGATCCCGAAGATTCAATGCGCCTTGGAGGCCGTTGAAAAAGGGGTCAAGAGGGTTCACATCATCGATGGTCGCAATCCCCATGCCGTGCTCCTTGAGCTTTTCACAGACAAGGGGATAGGAACAGAGATTAGTTGTTAG
- the xerC gene encoding tyrosine recombinase XerC: MKVWIDTFVEMLSVEKDFSPHTCRAYRKDLEQFSAYLHGKLQSETGPDVHEVDGLVIRSYLGFLHKRHKKTTIARKLSALRSFFRFLVKKGLITKNPAETVLTPKRGRPVPNYLPVDEAFRLLDGVQGNSVLALRNRAILETLYSTGLRVGELVAMDIQDVDFDRGMVRVLGKGNKERLVPVGKKALRCMRVYLDRRNQAETMSDSDSAPLFLNRLGGRLSSRSVGRLLDKVVRQLGLLRPITPHGLRHTFATHMLDAGTDLRMVQELLGHASLSTTQRYTHVSIDRLMEVYDKAHPRR, encoded by the coding sequence ATGAAAGTGTGGATCGATACATTTGTTGAAATGCTGTCAGTCGAAAAGGATTTTTCGCCTCACACCTGTCGAGCCTACCGGAAGGATCTGGAGCAGTTTTCAGCCTATCTACATGGAAAACTCCAGAGCGAAACAGGTCCGGACGTCCATGAGGTAGATGGCCTGGTAATTCGCTCTTATCTTGGCTTTTTGCACAAGAGACATAAGAAAACGACGATCGCCCGGAAGCTTTCCGCTTTGAGATCCTTTTTCCGATTCCTGGTCAAAAAGGGGTTGATTACGAAAAACCCGGCTGAAACGGTTCTAACGCCTAAGCGTGGGCGCCCTGTGCCGAATTATTTGCCTGTTGATGAAGCGTTTCGTCTCTTAGACGGCGTCCAAGGGAATTCGGTCCTTGCTCTGCGCAACAGGGCGATCCTTGAGACACTCTATTCCACAGGGTTGCGAGTGGGCGAACTGGTGGCTATGGACATACAGGACGTTGACTTTGACAGGGGGATGGTCCGGGTTCTGGGTAAAGGGAACAAGGAGCGCCTCGTCCCTGTGGGAAAGAAGGCGCTACGTTGTATGCGGGTTTATCTGGATAGGAGGAATCAGGCAGAGACAATGAGTGACTCGGACAGCGCGCCCTTGTTTTTGAACAGGCTGGGCGGGCGTTTGAGCTCCCGTTCAGTCGGGCGACTCCTTGACAAGGTAGTCCGGCAACTGGGACTGTTGCGGCCCATCACCCCCCACGGACTCCGCCACACCTTTGCCACCCATATGCTTGATGCCGGGACAGATCTCCGTATGGTGCAAGAGCTGTTAGGCCATGCGAGCTTGTCTACTACTCAAAGATACACCCACGTGAGTATCGACAGGCTGATGGAGGTCTACGACAAGGCACACCCCAGGCGATAG